One window from the genome of Treponema sp. OMZ 838 encodes:
- a CDS encoding SAM-dependent methyltransferase, translating into MSTIYTPDQAAQECLNTSIIQLSFSRPRKGIDEAKARLRHITIKGKAAYQLETVKNKQAFQKTIEPEAVSGTIAECFSRFKAAECRGQKEQLFFLQNNKGTIALTKRLPCSAPLAENNCGGHNKIKNYLIPEGTPLAFLIEQGVMNADGSVLKQKYHKFRQINKYLEFIAGVEPFIRDTVARSGKPFSITDFGCGKAYLSFALYYYLHERQQIPVRIHGLDLKTEVIEHCSALAKRCGYTHLDFAEGNIGDHPLPDGTGMMVCLHACDTATDLALAQAVRAQVPIIFAVPCCQHELYAQLKTRKETFRTEDHLLLPFMEHGIITERFASLLTDTARALLLQACGYTVQIMEFIETEHTPKNILIHAVKKTQSAGQAERLKETALRQYRRIKESFCIEPTLEQLLKDMLPAKQQENL; encoded by the coding sequence ACAGCTTTCATTTTCCCGCCCGCGCAAGGGAATCGACGAAGCAAAGGCACGGCTTCGGCATATCACGATAAAAGGGAAAGCCGCGTATCAGCTGGAAACCGTTAAAAACAAGCAAGCATTTCAGAAAACAATTGAACCGGAGGCGGTATCCGGCACAATAGCGGAATGTTTCAGCCGTTTTAAAGCTGCGGAATGCCGCGGGCAAAAAGAACAGCTCTTTTTTTTACAGAACAACAAGGGAACCATCGCCCTTACCAAACGGCTCCCCTGCTCCGCTCCGCTCGCAGAAAACAACTGCGGCGGGCACAACAAGATAAAGAACTATCTTATTCCCGAAGGAACACCGCTTGCGTTCCTAATCGAACAGGGGGTGATGAATGCGGATGGCTCCGTCTTAAAGCAAAAATATCACAAGTTTAGGCAAATCAATAAATACCTCGAATTTATCGCCGGGGTTGAACCCTTTATACGGGATACGGTTGCCCGTTCCGGTAAGCCTTTTTCCATTACCGATTTCGGCTGCGGTAAGGCCTATTTGAGCTTTGCGCTTTATTATTATCTGCATGAACGGCAGCAGATTCCGGTACGGATTCACGGGCTGGATTTAAAGACCGAGGTTATCGAACACTGCTCCGCGCTGGCGAAACGGTGCGGCTATACGCATTTGGACTTTGCCGAAGGGAACATCGGCGACCATCCGCTGCCGGACGGTACCGGAATGATGGTATGCCTCCATGCCTGCGATACCGCAACCGATTTGGCGCTTGCTCAAGCTGTCCGCGCGCAGGTACCGATCATCTTTGCTGTTCCGTGCTGCCAGCATGAACTCTATGCCCAGCTTAAAACCCGAAAAGAAACATTCCGCACGGAAGATCACTTGCTGCTTCCCTTTATGGAGCACGGCATTATCACCGAGCGGTTTGCGTCGCTCTTAACCGACACTGCGCGGGCGCTCCTTTTACAAGCCTGCGGGTACACCGTGCAGATTATGGAATTTATCGAAACGGAACATACCCCTAAAAACATCCTGATCCATGCGGTAAAAAAAACACAAAGCGCCGGCCAAGCGGAACGGCTGAAAGAAACAGCGCTCCGGCAATACCGCCGCATCAAAGAAAGCTTTTGCATCGAACCGACTCTGGAACAGCTATTGAAGGATATGCTTCCGGCAAAACAACAGGAGAACTTATGA